One window of the Lodderomyces elongisporus chromosome 6, complete sequence genome contains the following:
- the PCL5 gene encoding PHO85 cyclin-5 — MHSPYSPTKVGQRKFTRVVKQDESIGSLLTPPEVVPSGSSNISIQSCLTPSSTIGSSSTSSHPSSPNHHTYYKANLSKAQFNSILVNCATNLLKILYTTSHYGQVKFVERDTRLFIIEILRRSKTSIHSLQLTCYYIYKLINLRRVSYHFSSMIDSKKMFLVLLIIASKFNQDHNYSLKSWCKICGVDSESSKNLHQLRDMEITVLSQLNYELVLSGDKYENWCNVLLIFAYDFIKSQFIKTGPTAIGNCNNVAQLTTISSEIVWDLDTSSNAAKIVKWYKFFKDLNMSSLNLVKISFSSFFSSQKGSKIFAVSSSSSSPSSSSPPSSSSSSQSSVFISTDTNQAVLESRKRCMEQANIDLSHIPKKVRA; from the coding sequence atgcATTCACCATATTCTCCAACCAAAGTTGGACAAAGAAAGTTTACAAGGGTCGTCAAGCAAGATGAGAGCATTGGCTCACTTTTGACTCCACCTGAAGTCGTCCCATCTGGTTCGTCGAACATTTCAATACAATCCTGTTTAACACCAAGTTCAACAATTGGATCTTCAAGCACATCTTCTCACCCTTCTTCACCTAACCACCACACATACTACAAGGCGAACTTAAGTAAGGCACAGTTCAACTCCATTCTTGTAAACTGCGCTACGAATTTGCTCAAGATCCTTTATACAACATCACATTATGGGCAAGTTAAGTTTGTTGAGAGGGATACCAGACTATTCATAATTGAGATCTTGAGAAGGTCCAAAACTTCAATTCATTCATTGCAACTCACGTGCTATTACATCTACAAGCTCATTAACTTAAGAAGAGTCTCTTATCACTTCAGCTCCATGATCGattccaaaaaaatgtttttggttttgctcATTATTGCATCGAAGTTCAACCAGGACCACAACTACTCCTTGAAGTCATGGTGCAAAATTTGCGGCGTTGATTCCGAGTCTTCCAAAAACCTCCATCAATTACGTGATATGGAAATCACAGTATTAAGTCAATTGAATTACGAATTGGTTCTTTCAGGCGACAAGTATGAGAATTGGTGTAATGTTTTGCTCATTTTTGCTTACGACTTCATCAAGTCACAATTTATTAAGACAGGGCCCACTGCCATTGGCAATTGCAATAATGTAGCGCAGCTCACCACCATTTCCAGTGAAATCGTTTGGGACTTGGATACATCCAGTAACGCGGCAAAAATTGTCAAGTGGTATaagtttttcaaagatCTAAACATGAGCAGCTTGAATCTTGTTAAAATAAGTTTTAGCAGTTTTTTTAGCAGCCAAAAAGGCTCCAAAATTTTTGCtgtttcatcatcatcatcatcaccatcatcatcatcaccaccatcatcatcatcatcatcacaaTCTTCTGTGTTTATCTCTACTGATACTAATCAAGCTGTTTTGGAGTCCAGGAAAAGATGCATGGAACAAGCGAATATAGACCTTTCGCATATACCTAAAAAAGTTAGAGCTTGA